In Arthrobacter sp. CDRTa11, one DNA window encodes the following:
- a CDS encoding ABC transporter ATP-binding protein produces the protein MIEDRKPIILSVSGLRKKIGDVTAVDNVSFELESGSSLAIVGESGSGKTTVARMIVGLTKPTEGTITLAGSDQSRPAHSLKERITRARQVQLVFQDPYSSLDPRYSTEQTLDEIVRLHTTLRSKTERRRRVAELADLVGLSSTQLNVRPRALSGGQRQRIAIARALAAEPRLLILDEPVAALDVSIQAQVLNLLSDIRRETGMSYLFISHDLAVVRQVSEHVVVMQKGQVVESGRTADVLDHPTNPYTQVLRESVPRPGWRPRRSLAAEIVGSSKGIQRQ, from the coding sequence ATGATCGAAGACAGGAAACCAATCATCCTCTCCGTGTCGGGCCTGAGGAAGAAAATCGGGGACGTCACTGCCGTGGACAACGTTTCCTTTGAGTTGGAATCCGGTAGCTCACTGGCCATTGTGGGGGAGTCGGGCTCCGGCAAGACTACGGTGGCCCGCATGATCGTCGGCCTGACGAAGCCGACTGAAGGCACGATAACGCTGGCTGGCAGCGACCAGTCGCGTCCTGCCCACTCGTTGAAGGAACGCATTACACGTGCCCGTCAGGTCCAGCTCGTCTTCCAGGACCCGTATTCCTCCCTGGACCCGCGCTACTCAACAGAGCAGACCCTCGATGAGATTGTCAGGTTGCACACGACGTTGCGATCGAAGACTGAGCGGCGCCGACGCGTCGCTGAGCTGGCGGACTTGGTCGGTCTTTCCTCGACCCAATTAAACGTTCGGCCGCGCGCTCTATCGGGTGGACAACGGCAACGAATCGCCATCGCTCGAGCTCTTGCCGCCGAGCCGCGGCTTCTCATACTGGACGAACCTGTGGCCGCTTTGGATGTTTCCATTCAGGCACAGGTATTGAACCTGCTGAGCGACATCCGCCGAGAGACTGGTATGAGCTATTTGTTCATCAGCCACGACTTGGCCGTCGTGCGCCAGGTATCCGAGCACGTGGTTGTGATGCAGAAAGGTCAAGTTGTGGAGAGTGGACGCACGGCCGACGTCCTCGACCATCCAACAAATCCATACACGCAGGTGCTGCGGGAAAGCGTACCCCGGCCCGGCTGGCGACCTCGGCGATCGCTTGCGGCCGAGATTGTAGGCAGTTCGAAAGGAATTCAGAGGCAATGA
- a CDS encoding amidohydrolase, which yields MRDIVFAGGNYVTLGKSRPGAIAIRDGKILAVGNEHEVRAAASDTAEIIDVKGKLVSPGFVDAHLHPVMAGREMAQCDLTEATSAEDSLHRIVAYAAAHPDLPWIEGGGWTLDHFEGGVPSKELLDAIVPDRPVLLRNRDHHGSWANSAALKIAGITSDTPDPLDGRIERGPDGSPSGTLHEGASLLVSKHAPETRIEDLYDGLLRGQEVAARFGITGWQDALLYKHPGGADAVDAYRLAIERGTLRSRVTGAILWDRSRGLEQLEDIVERSQRVGPEYHEWFRADAVKVLVDGIIENYTAAISEPYRDSCGHSTQNRGLSFLDAEGLKEVVAALDKQGLQAHFHALGDRAVTEALDAVEHARRLNPASRARHHLAHLQVVLEKDIPRFAQLQASANIQPHWARHEPAMDELTLPFLPSSFAERQYPFADLLASGARLVAGSDWPVSSANPLEGIHVAVNRIAEHEPADSRVFLPEQRIPLSVAWEAYTSGSAFINGREHQIGRLAPGYAADLVVLDRDPFQGDPIDIAETVVLSTWVDGQCVHERD from the coding sequence ATGAGAGACATCGTCTTTGCAGGCGGAAACTACGTCACTCTTGGAAAGTCACGCCCGGGGGCCATTGCAATCCGCGACGGCAAGATCCTTGCCGTCGGCAATGAGCATGAGGTGCGAGCCGCTGCTTCCGACACCGCTGAGATCATTGATGTTAAGGGCAAGCTGGTGAGTCCCGGCTTCGTGGACGCCCATCTGCACCCGGTCATGGCTGGGCGGGAGATGGCGCAGTGCGACCTAACGGAAGCAACCTCAGCAGAGGATTCGCTCCACAGAATTGTGGCCTATGCCGCCGCCCACCCCGATTTACCGTGGATTGAGGGCGGGGGATGGACCCTGGACCATTTCGAGGGGGGCGTTCCTAGTAAGGAACTCTTGGACGCAATTGTTCCCGACAGGCCAGTGCTTCTCCGGAACCGCGATCATCATGGTTCCTGGGCGAATTCCGCGGCTCTGAAGATCGCGGGCATCACTTCGGACACTCCGGACCCTCTGGACGGGCGGATTGAGCGCGGACCTGATGGCTCACCCTCGGGGACGCTGCATGAGGGAGCTTCCCTTCTGGTCTCGAAGCATGCCCCAGAAACGCGGATCGAGGATCTCTACGACGGGCTCTTGCGTGGCCAGGAAGTGGCCGCACGTTTCGGAATCACCGGCTGGCAGGATGCACTGCTCTACAAACACCCGGGTGGAGCAGATGCCGTGGACGCCTACCGCTTGGCGATTGAAAGGGGGACCCTGCGAAGCCGCGTTACCGGTGCGATTTTGTGGGACCGTTCGCGAGGGCTCGAGCAACTCGAGGACATTGTGGAACGCTCCCAACGGGTCGGTCCGGAGTATCACGAGTGGTTCCGAGCCGATGCTGTCAAGGTTCTTGTCGACGGAATCATCGAAAACTATACCGCTGCAATCTCTGAACCCTACCGAGACTCCTGCGGCCATTCCACGCAAAACCGCGGCTTGAGCTTCTTGGACGCTGAGGGACTCAAAGAAGTGGTTGCCGCGCTGGACAAACAGGGCCTGCAAGCCCACTTCCATGCGCTCGGCGACAGGGCCGTTACAGAAGCTTTGGACGCTGTTGAACATGCCCGCAGGCTCAACCCGGCTTCGAGGGCACGGCATCATCTAGCTCATCTGCAGGTCGTCTTGGAGAAAGACATTCCACGTTTCGCTCAGCTCCAGGCGTCCGCCAATATACAGCCTCATTGGGCCAGACATGAGCCTGCGATGGACGAACTGACCCTGCCGTTCCTCCCTTCGAGTTTCGCTGAGCGGCAGTATCCCTTCGCCGACTTATTGGCCAGCGGAGCACGCCTCGTGGCGGGCAGCGACTGGCCAGTCTCCAGTGCCAACCCTTTGGAGGGCATTCATGTCGCCGTGAACCGGATCGCAGAACATGAACCCGCTGATTCCAGGGTCTTCCTGCCTGAACAGCGGATTCCGCTCTCAGTAGCCTGGGAGGCCTACACCTCAGGGTCCGCCTTTATCAACGGCCGAGAGCACCAAATAGGACGTCTGGCCCCCGGCTACGCCGCGGATCTCGTGGTGTTGGACCGGGATCCTTTCCAAGGCGACCCCATCGACATCGCCGAAACGGTAGTTCTAAGCACCTGGGTCGACGGCCAATGCGTGCACGAACGCGATTAA
- a CDS encoding SDR family NAD(P)-dependent oxidoreductase, translating to MGRMTEKIVFSTGAASGIGLAAAKALVAEGAIVYATDITEDLPPNIEDVGTNGKVYFRHLDVRNETAVSELLDSIVQTHGRLDAAFNNAGILLASLEQEWDAKDFQRCMDINVTGVMLCLKHELRVMTPQTSGSIVNTASIAGIVGISGAVAYSASKHAVVGMTKATALSSATVGIRVNSVCPGPTDTPMTEVSRKRRGSGKAIGGVPLGRSADPAEMAEAVLWLLSDSSSYVTGQALVVDGGYTAG from the coding sequence ATGGGACGCATGACAGAGAAGATCGTCTTTTCTACAGGCGCAGCAAGCGGTATCGGGCTTGCCGCTGCGAAGGCCTTGGTGGCGGAAGGAGCCATCGTCTACGCGACAGACATAACGGAGGACCTGCCCCCGAACATCGAAGACGTGGGAACTAACGGCAAGGTCTACTTCCGACACTTGGATGTCAGAAACGAAACAGCAGTATCCGAACTGCTGGACTCGATAGTGCAGACTCATGGCAGACTCGACGCTGCCTTCAACAACGCCGGCATCCTGCTGGCATCCCTCGAACAGGAATGGGACGCGAAGGACTTTCAACGATGCATGGACATCAACGTCACCGGCGTGATGCTCTGCCTGAAACATGAGCTCCGTGTGATGACACCTCAAACCTCAGGATCCATCGTCAATACTGCATCCATAGCAGGTATTGTCGGGATCTCTGGGGCCGTGGCCTATTCCGCCAGCAAGCACGCTGTTGTTGGCATGACCAAGGCGACTGCGCTCAGCAGTGCAACCGTAGGCATCCGTGTCAACTCGGTCTGCCCTGGGCCCACCGACACGCCTATGACCGAAGTTTCCAGAAAACGACGAGGGTCCGGGAAAGCCATCGGCGGCGTACCACTCGGCCGAAGTGCCGACCCTGCCGAGATGGCGGAGGCAGTTCTCTGGCTTTTGTCCGACAGTTCGTCTTACGTCACTGGCCAAGCCCTCGTTGTTGATGGTGGCTACACCGCCGGATAG
- a CDS encoding 4-carboxy-4-hydroxy-2-oxoadipate aldolase/oxaloacetate decarboxylase gives MDTCSVSDALDTLHLAGAVTGIHPMWEPGHVVAGVVRTVAVAPKSTDGAAAHVATALVATAEPDDVIVIDNHGRIDVSSWGGLLAEAAVHRGVVGVIVDGACRDIGECEDLGLPLYSRAAVPVSARGRLVQKAMDVQIQVGHVSVMSGDLVIADRNGIAFIPYSQVDAVLDLARRITERETAMSAAVRSGRSVLDVMHDSQFPSIEVSKN, from the coding sequence TTGGACACCTGTTCAGTCTCCGATGCTCTTGACACTCTGCACCTAGCGGGTGCTGTCACTGGCATTCATCCCATGTGGGAACCAGGGCATGTTGTGGCGGGAGTGGTCCGCACTGTGGCCGTGGCCCCCAAATCCACCGACGGCGCGGCAGCCCACGTGGCCACAGCTCTAGTGGCAACCGCTGAGCCCGATGACGTGATCGTAATTGATAACCACGGTCGAATCGACGTCTCGTCGTGGGGAGGGCTTCTCGCTGAAGCTGCCGTGCACCGCGGTGTTGTGGGGGTCATCGTCGACGGAGCATGCCGCGACATAGGGGAGTGTGAGGATCTCGGCCTGCCCCTGTACTCGCGCGCTGCCGTTCCCGTGAGCGCCCGGGGACGACTGGTGCAAAAGGCCATGGATGTTCAGATCCAGGTCGGTCACGTCTCAGTAATGTCGGGCGACCTGGTGATCGCCGACCGCAACGGCATCGCATTCATCCCCTACAGCCAAGTGGACGCCGTTCTCGACCTTGCACGCCGAATTACTGAGCGTGAGACGGCCATGAGCGCAGCGGTCCGCTCCGGAAGGAGCGTGCTGGACGTCATGCACGACTCCCAGTTCCCATCCATTGAAGTGAGCAAAAATTGA
- a CDS encoding RraA family protein — protein MNDSIIGALAGFSTATLSDALDRLGRPGAVFDLPPLGSHLSMAGRAYTVRYVPAAFPPGTVGDYLDDVPEGAVVVLDNQARTDCTVWGDILTAVASARGVAGTLIDGVCRDTKRAFDLSYPIYSRGHFMRTGKDRVEVAAVQETVSIGGTQIKPGDLIVGDRDGVVVIPRDCEDDVLELAREIHEREEGILARALAGATIAEARAAFGYHSLQRRQA, from the coding sequence TTGAATGATTCGATCATCGGTGCATTGGCAGGTTTTTCCACTGCGACGCTATCTGACGCCCTTGACCGGCTGGGCCGGCCCGGAGCCGTTTTCGACCTTCCTCCGTTGGGCTCCCATTTGAGTATGGCTGGTCGGGCGTACACCGTGCGGTATGTCCCTGCCGCATTTCCTCCCGGAACAGTAGGGGACTACCTTGATGACGTCCCTGAAGGTGCCGTGGTCGTCCTCGACAACCAAGCCCGCACGGATTGCACCGTGTGGGGGGACATCCTTACAGCAGTAGCTAGTGCACGTGGCGTGGCCGGGACGCTCATTGACGGTGTGTGTCGCGATACGAAGCGTGCATTCGACCTGTCCTATCCGATCTACAGCCGAGGGCACTTCATGCGCACCGGCAAAGATCGCGTCGAAGTCGCTGCAGTCCAGGAAACCGTCAGCATCGGCGGGACGCAGATCAAACCCGGAGATCTGATCGTCGGTGACCGCGACGGCGTCGTCGTTATTCCGAGGGATTGCGAGGACGACGTACTTGAGTTGGCCCGCGAAATTCATGAACGCGAGGAGGGCATCCTGGCCCGGGCGCTAGCAGGGGCAACCATCGCAGAGGCGCGAGCGGCTTTCGGATACCACAGCCTGCAGCGGCGACAGGCATGA
- a CDS encoding 4-carboxy-4-hydroxy-2-oxoadipate aldolase/oxaloacetate decarboxylase: MSKRRAVADIDLQQGVIADELLDMGSATLYEASGIDCYLNPTFQPAWAGAQFVGRALPVLAASGDNLALHWALALARPGDVLVVDGGDEDCGYFGEVMAVAAQARGIAGVIIDGGVRDTRQLEALKFPVFSTRVAIRGTNKKWAGSIGPTLTLRGRPISRGDLVVADRDGIAVLPSSRISEVVEAARQRTAVEDAYMQRLREGELTLDVFGFRDIDEPLITTANPILLDPGNEVAK, translated from the coding sequence ATGAGCAAGCGAAGAGCCGTTGCCGATATCGACCTGCAGCAGGGCGTAATTGCCGACGAGCTTCTGGATATGGGCTCGGCAACACTGTACGAAGCTTCCGGCATCGATTGTTACCTGAACCCGACGTTTCAGCCCGCCTGGGCAGGGGCGCAATTCGTCGGCCGGGCGCTCCCTGTCCTCGCAGCTAGCGGGGACAATCTAGCCCTTCACTGGGCCCTCGCCCTTGCTCGTCCCGGAGACGTGCTCGTCGTGGACGGTGGCGACGAGGACTGTGGCTACTTCGGGGAAGTCATGGCAGTAGCTGCCCAAGCCAGAGGTATCGCTGGGGTCATCATCGATGGCGGAGTCAGGGACACACGACAACTGGAAGCACTCAAATTCCCGGTATTCAGCACGCGAGTTGCAATTCGTGGAACAAATAAGAAGTGGGCCGGCAGCATTGGTCCGACGCTTACGCTACGAGGTCGGCCCATCTCCCGCGGTGACCTTGTCGTCGCGGACAGGGACGGCATTGCCGTACTTCCCTCATCGCGCATCTCCGAGGTTGTGGAGGCGGCCCGTCAACGGACAGCAGTTGAAGACGCATACATGCAGCGGCTTCGCGAGGGCGAATTGACGCTGGACGTATTTGGCTTCCGGGACATTGACGAACCGCTGATCACAACAGCAAATCCCATCCTGTTAGATCCTGGAAATGAGGTCGCAAAATGA
- a CDS encoding RidA family protein: MKRKAIDVPGLGHGGAPIPQACVVGGLLMSGGISGMDPATGQIPEELPEQITHLFSNVHLVLKQAGGTPDDIIKMTFFVRDRSVRPLLDTHWVQMFPDAQTRPARHLLIVELPGALAIQCEIFANLEGSL; the protein is encoded by the coding sequence ATGAAACGCAAAGCCATCGATGTTCCAGGGCTTGGCCATGGCGGCGCCCCTATCCCTCAAGCATGTGTCGTCGGCGGGCTGCTCATGTCCGGCGGCATCAGTGGCATGGACCCTGCCACCGGGCAGATCCCTGAAGAACTGCCAGAACAGATCACCCATCTCTTTTCGAATGTGCACTTGGTCCTCAAACAGGCAGGAGGAACGCCGGACGACATCATCAAAATGACGTTCTTCGTCCGTGACCGCAGCGTGCGTCCCCTGCTTGACACCCACTGGGTGCAAATGTTCCCCGATGCGCAAACCCGGCCCGCCCGGCACTTGCTTATCGTCGAGCTGCCAGGCGCGTTAGCGATTCAATGTGAAATCTTCGCCAACCTCGAAGGATCCCTCTGA
- a CDS encoding amidohydrolase family protein, giving the protein MIIDSHAHLVAPEALYAYRAHLQASGGFHIGQPKITDSMIAETAASNVQTMDEVGTHMQLLSPRPFQLGHSMEPSILVEPWVAAHNDTISRTIAAYPDRFAGVAALPITPGAPVKNAFRELNRTVEELGFVGVLVNPDPFEGKGTAPTLGDRYWYPLYEKLVELDVPMQVHSAGCFSGRETYSEHFITEESIAILSLLRSDVFKDFPTLKVIISHGGGSVPYQLGRWQAERLHPWLGGSDDAERFEVSLRRFHFDTVLHYPPALELLLKTVGSDRVLFGTERPGSGTAHNPATGRPFDDLKPVLESFDFLQPAQLEAIFEANARKVFSRLSIKSGKTSSTGQEVSA; this is encoded by the coding sequence ATGATTATTGATTCCCACGCCCATTTGGTCGCCCCTGAGGCGCTCTACGCCTATCGTGCACACCTTCAGGCCAGCGGTGGCTTCCATATCGGTCAACCTAAAATCACTGATTCGATGATCGCCGAAACAGCCGCCAGCAATGTCCAGACAATGGACGAAGTCGGCACGCACATGCAATTGCTCTCACCGCGCCCGTTCCAGCTGGGCCACTCCATGGAGCCCTCAATCCTTGTTGAACCGTGGGTGGCGGCTCACAACGACACCATCAGCCGCACCATTGCCGCGTATCCTGACCGGTTCGCAGGCGTTGCAGCACTACCCATCACTCCAGGGGCACCGGTGAAAAACGCATTTCGAGAGCTGAACCGAACCGTCGAAGAACTTGGATTTGTTGGGGTGCTCGTCAACCCGGATCCATTCGAAGGCAAGGGAACAGCCCCTACTCTCGGGGACCGCTACTGGTACCCCCTGTACGAGAAGCTTGTCGAGCTGGACGTTCCCATGCAGGTCCACTCCGCCGGTTGTTTCTCAGGTCGGGAAACGTACAGTGAGCACTTCATCACCGAGGAGTCCATCGCGATCCTGTCGCTGCTTCGCAGCGATGTTTTCAAGGATTTCCCCACTTTGAAGGTCATCATTTCTCACGGCGGAGGATCCGTGCCCTATCAGCTCGGCCGCTGGCAGGCGGAGCGACTGCATCCTTGGCTCGGGGGATCGGATGACGCAGAGCGATTCGAAGTCTCCCTTCGCCGGTTCCATTTCGACACCGTGCTGCACTATCCGCCGGCGCTGGAACTGTTACTCAAGACCGTGGGAAGTGACCGCGTGCTCTTCGGCACGGAGCGGCCAGGAAGTGGCACAGCACACAACCCAGCCACCGGCCGGCCCTTCGACGACCTTAAACCGGTGCTCGAGTCGTTCGATTTCTTGCAGCCTGCCCAGCTCGAGGCGATCTTCGAAGCCAACGCACGTAAGGTCTTCTCGCGCCTAAGCATCAAGTCGGGCAAGACCTCCTCGACAGGCCAGGAGGTATCCGCGTGA
- a CDS encoding hypothetical protein (extradiol catechol dioxygenase that catalyzes the oxidative cleavage of substituted catechols; part of the bacterial aromatic compound degradation pathway), with amino-acid sequence MSAEERIKAEDIPGTFVFNGRRSRDGFPLNSMGAALNDEANQASFAKDPEEFMERFGLSNEQKEAVRARDWLKMVELGGNVYFICKIGVSDGIPVPQVIAEMAGKTPEEFAAMMRNGGRNPNG; translated from the coding sequence GTGAGCGCCGAAGAACGAATCAAGGCTGAGGACATCCCTGGAACCTTCGTTTTCAACGGCCGGCGCTCACGCGATGGATTCCCACTTAACAGCATGGGTGCCGCGCTCAACGATGAGGCCAACCAGGCATCTTTTGCCAAAGATCCCGAAGAATTCATGGAACGCTTCGGCCTATCGAATGAGCAGAAGGAGGCCGTACGGGCCAGGGACTGGCTCAAGATGGTCGAACTCGGCGGGAACGTGTACTTCATCTGCAAAATCGGAGTCAGTGACGGCATTCCGGTCCCCCAGGTGATCGCAGAAATGGCAGGAAAAACGCCTGAGGAGTTTGCGGCGATGATGCGCAATGGTGGAAGGAACCCCAATGGCTGA
- a CDS encoding class III extradiol dioxygenase subunit beta, whose amino-acid sequence MAELVAGIGISHVPSLARVLETDRTDSSPDTDFLAFHEAGEWIREKNPDVVVVIYNDHGSALSLEFVPTFAIGAAKKYLPADEGRGRRPVPDFPGDQDLSWHLIDSVVPEGFDLTVCQRLDVDHGLSEPLVSLFGTPEEWPMRVVPIAVNVVQQPTPSAQRCFDLGKAIGRAIASYPEDVKVAVIGTGGMSHQLQGQRAGHINSEFDRMFLSKIVEDPDALTALSNMEYIDLAGSEGAELVMWLVMRGAMDATASAVHSGYRVPISSTAAGVVTLENPQ is encoded by the coding sequence ATGGCTGAGCTTGTAGCTGGAATCGGTATCTCTCACGTACCATCCTTGGCGAGGGTGCTGGAGACCGACCGAACTGATTCATCGCCGGACACAGACTTTCTTGCCTTCCATGAGGCAGGGGAGTGGATTCGCGAAAAGAACCCTGACGTCGTAGTGGTGATCTACAACGACCATGGTTCAGCGCTCTCCTTGGAGTTCGTCCCCACCTTTGCAATCGGCGCTGCCAAGAAGTACCTCCCGGCAGACGAAGGACGCGGCCGCCGACCCGTGCCAGATTTTCCTGGTGACCAGGACCTCTCCTGGCATCTGATCGACAGCGTCGTACCCGAGGGCTTCGATCTGACTGTCTGCCAGCGACTGGACGTGGACCACGGCCTCTCTGAGCCTCTCGTGAGTCTCTTCGGAACCCCTGAAGAGTGGCCCATGCGCGTGGTGCCTATCGCAGTCAACGTAGTACAGCAGCCGACACCCAGCGCGCAGCGTTGTTTCGATCTGGGTAAGGCCATCGGACGTGCCATCGCCAGTTATCCCGAAGACGTCAAAGTTGCGGTCATTGGAACCGGCGGTATGTCCCATCAACTTCAAGGGCAGCGGGCAGGCCACATCAATTCCGAATTCGACAGGATGTTCCTGAGCAAAATAGTCGAGGATCCCGACGCGCTTACCGCCCTGTCGAACATGGAGTACATCGACCTCGCCGGTTCGGAGGGTGCGGAGTTGGTCATGTGGCTCGTAATGCGTGGTGCCATGGACGCGACGGCCTCCGCAGTTCACTCCGGTTACCGCGTCCCCATCTCGAGCACAGCCGCCGGGGTAGTGACACTTGAGAATCCCCAATAA
- a CDS encoding FAD-dependent monooxygenase, whose translation MKHDVDSEILEVPVLIVGGGPAGLTMALELARRGITGMLIERRDFTSHFPRAHLLNVRTMETFADVGVADDIYAQSPPEDQWHRAAWYTSLAGPTPLHGQRIGYVDAWGGGGDLAEYEKASPRKFANLPQIRLDRVLAEHAKMRWPNAIRSRTELIDLEYDEDHAIATVLDHAGGATSKIRARYVVAADGGRTLTGLLGVSMEGPRALIDHVSVYFSADLSGHADEEALLTYFVRPEGQGSFAGALLGLGPKEWGKNCTEWLVGMSFHLSDPALESDSSLIERAKDLIGIADLEMQVHSVSHWQFEGVVADRFRVGPVFIVGDAAHRHPPTGGLGLNTAVGDVSNLAWKLASVLKGNAKETLLDTYEPERRQIALQNVEHSLRNAGRHAPIAEALGLRRGIGIEEGWKEVGLWASDSPEGERRREAAAAAIAANRENFSQLNIEAGFCYEQGALVPDAVPAPVKRSPAQFVPSSRPGHHLPHVWVQHDGAKISTTDLIQPEGLTLLLSSAGSAAWGEAAALISSTGACPIHVVVIGEGGEYQDPQRDWEAAREVHEGGAILVRPDRHVAWRAVDLPSDVHSELKKAVERVIDPVVVPSGTDTLEEIERITVAGEALRTNESSRQARIFSERGTP comes from the coding sequence ATGAAACATGACGTCGATAGTGAGATCTTGGAGGTCCCGGTTCTTATCGTCGGTGGTGGCCCAGCGGGGCTCACCATGGCCCTTGAATTGGCAAGGCGCGGTATTACCGGAATGCTGATTGAACGGCGTGACTTCACGTCGCACTTTCCACGTGCCCACCTCCTCAACGTTCGAACCATGGAGACGTTCGCGGACGTCGGTGTCGCCGACGATATATACGCGCAATCGCCGCCAGAGGATCAGTGGCACCGTGCCGCATGGTATACCTCTCTTGCAGGTCCCACGCCTCTGCACGGTCAACGGATCGGGTATGTAGACGCGTGGGGAGGTGGCGGGGATCTTGCCGAATACGAGAAAGCGAGCCCCCGTAAGTTCGCCAACCTTCCCCAGATCAGGCTCGATCGAGTGCTAGCGGAACATGCCAAAATGAGGTGGCCGAACGCAATACGTTCGCGGACGGAACTTATTGACCTGGAGTACGACGAAGACCACGCAATCGCAACGGTCCTCGACCACGCCGGCGGAGCTACGTCCAAGATCAGAGCCCGCTACGTCGTTGCTGCAGACGGTGGTCGTACCCTCACGGGGTTGCTCGGCGTCAGTATGGAGGGACCGCGCGCGCTGATTGACCACGTTAGTGTCTACTTCAGTGCTGACCTGTCTGGGCACGCCGACGAAGAGGCGCTGCTTACCTACTTCGTGCGACCCGAAGGTCAGGGAAGTTTTGCCGGAGCTCTTCTTGGACTTGGCCCAAAGGAATGGGGGAAGAATTGCACCGAATGGCTCGTCGGCATGTCCTTCCACCTCAGTGACCCTGCTCTGGAAAGCGATTCCTCACTCATCGAACGTGCCAAAGATCTGATCGGGATTGCTGACTTGGAAATGCAGGTGCATTCCGTCAGTCACTGGCAGTTCGAGGGCGTCGTGGCCGACCGTTTCCGTGTTGGTCCCGTCTTCATCGTCGGGGATGCAGCACACAGGCATCCTCCGACTGGCGGTCTGGGCCTGAATACCGCCGTAGGTGATGTCAGTAATCTTGCCTGGAAATTGGCATCAGTGCTGAAAGGCAACGCGAAGGAAACGTTGCTCGATACATACGAGCCGGAGCGACGCCAGATTGCTCTGCAGAACGTTGAACACTCCCTGCGAAACGCAGGACGTCATGCTCCCATTGCTGAAGCACTGGGGCTGCGCCGTGGCATCGGTATTGAGGAAGGGTGGAAGGAGGTCGGTTTATGGGCCAGCGACAGCCCCGAAGGTGAACGGCGTCGTGAGGCGGCGGCGGCGGCCATCGCCGCGAACCGGGAGAACTTCAGCCAGCTCAACATCGAGGCGGGGTTTTGTTATGAACAGGGCGCATTGGTTCCCGATGCTGTCCCGGCGCCGGTGAAACGATCTCCCGCGCAGTTCGTGCCGTCCTCGCGTCCTGGTCACCACCTGCCACACGTTTGGGTGCAGCACGACGGAGCCAAAATCTCCACGACTGACCTAATTCAGCCAGAAGGACTGACGTTGCTGCTCAGTTCAGCCGGTTCGGCAGCATGGGGTGAAGCTGCGGCGCTGATCTCATCGACCGGTGCTTGTCCAATCCACGTTGTAGTCATTGGTGAAGGCGGCGAGTATCAGGATCCCCAGAGAGACTGGGAGGCCGCTCGTGAGGTCCACGAGGGAGGAGCAATTCTCGTTCGCCCGGACCGACATGTGGCGTGGAGGGCTGTTGACCTTCCCTCAGATGTCCATTCGGAACTCAAGAAGGCCGTGGAACGGGTGATTGATCCCGTTGTGGTTCCGTCGGGAACAGATACGTTGGAGGAGATTGAGCGGATTACGGTGGCTGGCGAAGCCCTGCGAACGAACGAAAGTTCCCGTCAGGCCCGGATTTTCTCCGAACGCGGTACACCGTAA
- a CDS encoding DUF3237 domain-containing protein: MNGDPIGRTDLVPVPGLEFVYETTVDVTAAVPVGQTTDGFRRIIPVRGEGRLQGPHIRGHLLAEAADWQVTRSDGVTVVDAMYAIRTDDGVVIQVRNRGLRRGPSDVLERIVQGENVDPAEYYFRTVPEFIAPAGKYEWLNQNIFICAGARYADGVRLQAWRIT, from the coding sequence TTGAACGGCGACCCAATCGGCAGAACAGACCTTGTTCCGGTTCCAGGCCTTGAATTTGTCTACGAGACGACAGTAGACGTCACGGCAGCTGTGCCGGTAGGACAAACGACGGACGGCTTTCGCCGCATCATCCCCGTCCGCGGCGAAGGCCGCCTTCAGGGCCCCCACATCCGAGGGCATCTGCTGGCTGAAGCGGCAGACTGGCAAGTGACGCGCTCCGACGGGGTGACGGTAGTCGACGCGATGTACGCGATACGTACGGATGATGGCGTGGTTATTCAGGTGCGTAACCGAGGTCTACGACGAGGACCCTCGGACGTCCTTGAACGCATCGTGCAAGGAGAGAACGTAGACCCTGCTGAGTACTACTTTCGAACTGTCCCCGAGTTCATTGCTCCCGCCGGTAAGTACGAGTGGCTGAACCAAAACATCTTCATCTGCGCTGGTGCCCGCTACGCGGACGGGGTGCGCCTACAGGCTTGGCGCATCACTTAA